One genomic segment of Caloranaerobacter ferrireducens includes these proteins:
- a CDS encoding M28 family metallopeptidase, translating to MNKRIFLFILIISILLTMGCTNKDILTNSEQKTDIKKTVEYLASEKFKGRLTGTESNKEVERFLAESLEKIGLKEYKDNSFFVPYKHNFYNPKKQKFVMVLEFDNNTKEELIYGKDFLPQNMIANLTIEGISTSDINYKNIQNSVVVLDNSADLQKIFNKAKAALIKKKIFDKYIVVRDSGFPIIQISERVYDLIKDRNCKVKVKYNLKKEEIEANNIVGIVKGENSKNALIISAHFDHVGTAADKVYYGAVDNCSGIAVLLNIAEKLTEYSKNNKLDYDIVICAFNGEESNLQGSRAFVNEILNGYNKIYNINIDSIGSKNRDKLLITGDSAVSSYLIDDIDKFFTQNGYQCQIETEGAYVSDHISFSEKNIPSVNLSDSNIRNIHTQRDTSDKIDFEYLNNISDTLFNYIILSVEKLFNIKDIEENSSDERNQKNLEEISFENDEEREITEKLKKEKEKLKFGQYKLVNIDDKIYLVHKGKETFSDIEEINKIFPDFKILKNIDNYEFKSATVVIDTLPIKMSEHIIGQIYEDKELSSDRIRFFSFNYLNKADENDFIEISVKIQNENYGYINSFFDENQIKRKQIVVNGQTFDILYSKDLKHIVFVETQYIKNNKAYIIGIGKYQKTTAKIKGETKIVNKINWTNDSLEDVIDFLKKINIDNLAI from the coding sequence ATGAATAAAAGAATATTTTTGTTTATATTAATTATTTCAATCTTATTAACGATGGGCTGTACAAACAAAGATATATTGACTAATAGCGAGCAAAAAACAGATATAAAAAAGACTGTTGAGTATCTTGCTTCAGAAAAATTTAAAGGCAGATTAACTGGAACAGAAAGTAATAAAGAAGTAGAAAGATTTTTAGCTGAAAGCTTAGAAAAAATTGGTTTAAAAGAATATAAAGACAATAGTTTTTTTGTGCCATACAAACATAATTTTTATAATCCAAAAAAACAAAAATTCGTTATGGTTTTAGAGTTTGATAATAATACAAAAGAAGAGCTAATATATGGCAAAGATTTTTTACCTCAAAATATGATTGCTAATTTAACTATAGAGGGTATTTCAACATCCGATATAAACTATAAAAATATTCAAAATTCAGTTGTAGTATTAGATAATTCAGCTGATTTACAAAAAATATTTAACAAAGCCAAAGCAGCTTTAATAAAGAAAAAAATTTTTGACAAATATATAGTTGTCAGAGATAGCGGCTTTCCAATAATTCAAATAAGTGAAAGAGTATATGATTTGATAAAGGATAGAAATTGCAAAGTGAAAGTAAAATACAATTTAAAGAAAGAGGAAATCGAAGCAAATAATATTGTTGGTATAGTCAAAGGAGAAAATAGTAAAAATGCATTAATTATTTCAGCTCACTTTGATCATGTAGGAACTGCCGCTGATAAAGTATATTATGGAGCTGTCGATAACTGTTCTGGAATAGCAGTACTGTTGAATATAGCTGAAAAATTAACTGAATATTCAAAGAATAATAAATTAGATTATGATATAGTTATATGTGCATTTAACGGTGAAGAATCTAATTTGCAGGGTAGTAGAGCTTTTGTAAATGAAATATTAAATGGATATAATAAAATCTATAATATAAATATTGACAGTATAGGAAGCAAAAATAGGGACAAGCTGCTTATAACAGGGGATAGTGCAGTAAGTAGCTATCTTATAGATGATATTGATAAATTCTTTACTCAAAATGGTTATCAGTGTCAAATTGAAACAGAAGGTGCATATGTTAGCGACCATATTTCTTTTTCAGAAAAAAATATACCGTCTGTTAATTTAAGTGATTCAAATATTAGAAATATACATACACAAAGAGATACATCTGATAAAATAGACTTTGAATATTTGAATAACATAAGCGATACGCTTTTCAATTATATAATTTTAAGTGTGGAAAAATTATTTAATATAAAAGATATTGAAGAGAATTCCAGTGATGAACGTAATCAAAAGAATTTGGAAGAAATTAGTTTTGAAAATGATGAAGAGAGAGAAATAACAGAGAAGTTAAAAAAGGAAAAAGAAAAATTAAAATTTGGTCAGTATAAGCTTGTTAATATAGATGATAAGATATATTTAGTACATAAAGGAAAGGAAACATTTAGTGATATTGAGGAAATAAACAAGATTTTTCCAGATTTTAAAATACTAAAAAACATTGATAATTACGAGTTTAAATCAGCGACTGTGGTAATTGATACTTTACCTATAAAAATGTCAGAGCATATAATAGGTCAAATATATGAAGATAAAGAATTATCTAGCGATAGGATAAGATTTTTTTCATTCAACTACTTAAATAAAGCAGATGAAAATGACTTTATTGAAATAAGTGTTAAAATTCAAAATGAAAACTATGGATATATAAATAGTTTTTTTGATGAAAATCAAATAAAGAGAAAGCAGATTGTTGTGAATGGCCAAACTTTTGATATATTGTATAGCAAAGATTTAAAACATATTGTTTTTGTTGAAACCCAATATATCAAAAATAATAAAGCTTATATTATAGGTATAGGAAAGTATCAAAAAACAACTGCTAAAATAAAAGGTGAAACTAAAATTGTTAATAAAATTAATTGGACTAATGATTCTCTAGAAGATGTAATAGATTTTCTTAAGAAAATAAATATAGATAATTTAGCAATTTAA
- a CDS encoding amidohydrolase, which translates to MSKLFFFNGKILTMEDDYKEVESVVIEDNKINFCGSYKEGKKLINKDTKCIDLKGRTLLPGFNDSHMHLISYGLSKYKVDLSNADSISYMQRALKEFVNNEKVKVFKEWVLGQGWNQENFIEGRLPNKDDIDKVIDDRPVFLSRACYHICVVNSMALKLAGITKETKDPEGGKIDRDPITGEPTGILRENAVYLVYNLIPFTEDIGEIKEIIQSAINDANKVGITSIQTDDFSHLKSYKKILDAYQELKNEEKLNARINFQMLLDTKDKLIDFLKLNKKTCDGDEFVRFGPLKLLADGSLGSRTAALEEPYSDDIKAKGVLIYTTKEIEEILTLAHVNGLQLAVHTIGDRAMRQVLEVYSKLNEMHYRQDARFRLIHCQIASKDIIRKFKKLNVIADIQPVFIKTDMQIAEKRVGKERLRYSYAWKTMYNEGVFLAGGSDAPVESFNPLYGIYCAVTRKDLNGNPEDGWCPDEKLDLYTALKLFTINPAYCTFEENIKGSIKVGKLADLVVLSEDITKIPLDKIKDVKVDMTVLNGKVIFSRN; encoded by the coding sequence ATGAGTAAATTATTTTTCTTTAATGGGAAAATTTTAACTATGGAAGATGACTATAAAGAAGTTGAAAGTGTAGTAATAGAAGATAATAAAATAAATTTTTGTGGTAGTTACAAGGAAGGTAAAAAGCTTATTAATAAAGATACTAAATGTATAGACCTTAAAGGGAGAACTCTCTTACCTGGTTTTAATGATAGTCATATGCATTTAATTAGCTACGGTTTATCAAAGTATAAAGTAGACTTGTCTAATGCTGATTCTATATCATATATGCAGAGGGCTCTAAAAGAGTTTGTTAATAATGAAAAAGTTAAAGTTTTTAAAGAATGGGTATTAGGTCAGGGATGGAATCAAGAAAACTTTATTGAAGGTAGATTGCCTAATAAAGATGATATAGATAAAGTAATTGATGACAGACCTGTATTTTTATCAAGGGCTTGTTACCATATATGTGTAGTTAATTCAATGGCTTTAAAACTTGCTGGAATAACTAAAGAAACTAAGGACCCTGAAGGTGGGAAAATAGATAGAGACCCTATAACAGGCGAGCCTACAGGAATACTTAGGGAAAATGCCGTATATTTAGTTTATAATCTTATACCTTTCACAGAAGACATAGGAGAGATAAAAGAAATAATTCAATCAGCTATAAATGATGCTAATAAGGTAGGAATTACTTCAATACAAACAGATGATTTTTCGCATTTAAAATCATATAAAAAGATTTTAGATGCTTATCAAGAATTGAAAAATGAGGAAAAACTTAATGCAAGGATAAATTTTCAAATGCTACTAGATACAAAAGATAAATTAATTGATTTTTTAAAGTTAAACAAAAAAACTTGTGATGGAGACGAATTTGTTAGGTTTGGACCGCTAAAGCTTTTAGCAGACGGGTCTTTAGGTTCTAGAACAGCGGCATTAGAAGAACCTTATAGTGATGATATTAAAGCTAAAGGTGTGTTAATATATACTACTAAAGAAATAGAGGAAATACTTACTTTAGCACATGTAAATGGTCTTCAGCTAGCAGTACATACAATAGGGGATAGAGCTATGAGACAAGTGCTTGAAGTATATTCTAAACTAAATGAAATGCATTATAGACAAGATGCTAGATTTAGACTGATTCACTGCCAAATAGCATCTAAAGATATAATAAGGAAATTTAAGAAACTTAATGTTATTGCAGATATACAACCTGTTTTTATAAAGACAGATATGCAAATTGCAGAGAAAAGGGTAGGAAAAGAAAGGTTAAGGTATAGTTATGCATGGAAGACTATGTACAATGAAGGTGTATTTTTAGCTGGAGGTTCTGATGCACCTGTTGAATCATTTAATCCTCTTTATGGTATTTATTGTGCAGTAACTAGAAAAGACTTAAATGGCAATCCAGAAGATGGCTGGTGTCCAGATGAAAAATTAGATTTATATACAGCATTAAAGCTATTTACAATAAATCCTGCTTATTGCACATTTGAGGAAAATATAAAAGGGTCTATAAAAGTAGGGAAGCTAGCTGATTTAGTTGTTTTGTCTGAAGACATAACTAAAATACCGTTGGATAAAATTAAAGATGTTAAAGTTGATATGACAGTATTAAACGGAAAAGTAATATTTAGCAGAAATTAA
- a CDS encoding AAA family ATPase, producing MKKVTKMKPILLSISGLNSFIEEQTIDFSKLTEKGLFGIFGPTGSGKSTILDAITIALYGQISRGTKEFINTDCEKLNVSFIFEVGCGHSRKRIRVDRQLKKSDSGTRTTLARLCYLDENGNETNVIDKVSDINEEIIKLIGLNHSDFIRSVVLPQGRFSDFLKLTGSERRNMLERILGLEKYGTDLTNRVKKARKEEEAKLNVIQGQLNKYEDVNEENLKQLKEGLREIEKEEIKLKEENEKLDKEYEKLSKIWDLQVDLKKYKEIKEKLKLKKEEIELKREKYLKGKKAQGLKPYINNLDKTLEEINKNEQELKKLELSLQKVLKEKEILEKEYTQVSLRKDKELPSLIEKETELKNVVELHKRNEKLILERNKLREEYLKLKKVFDLYEKALEDLKLKEEKKNKELIKIEEKMSTIKVSSEFRDKVIKGLELEKKYIELGKKINELEEKNKKLKKDTVFNQKKLKEIEKLLNEKKEKYKIYENKIKELEANKPKDTKSLLDEAKMIENLQKKERVLRELNGLKGQKQNIEKEIKAFKEKLNIVEQKMDILKKEIDELELISHMNDIVVSLKEGDPCPVCGSLHHPKKADVVDVSEIKSIKENKLELEKTQKELNLKIEKLNSELYKLIAKEENLTEEMQKLDELIKDINLENIKQEIENRKRDLEKNESYLKKWNEEHEEYRKKVDEIKENLNNLEKEKAVLLETIRKDNESIKETFRELEANKEEYSRIEEKYKEVKNTLKIKSFISTSEEIKKKDSEYEELENNAKRIRESIKEISDEMKKLNDELSKINNEMNLIKRDGQNLKSKIEENEAKIQEVSPSKNPLLYLDEVRKLKEDIIKKEEEIRNNLKEKEKTLKDLQLNMEGLLKTVKTLKDTENNIKNELTVVMNNLGFKTIDEIRSSYIDKDKLEQLEKEINDYDDEVKKVNDNIKRVETELNGETLSEDEWNNFIENRKRKKEAYSEIIEKLGMRREKIRKMEEEIIEVKKLEKELKGIMKKVDMLNEISDLIKGNRFVEYVAISHLKYIAREASKRLMEITNNRYSLELDSKGNFVICDNYNGGVKRDVNTLSGGETFMTSLSLALALSTQIQLKGNTSIEFFFLDEGFGTLDSSILDVVMTSLEKLQKEKLSVGIISHVDELKDRVPVKLIVEPAISGVSGTKVKIEYS from the coding sequence TGTAAGTTTTATATTTGAAGTTGGATGTGGACACTCAAGAAAGCGAATAAGAGTAGATAGACAACTTAAAAAGAGTGATAGCGGAACTAGGACTACATTAGCAAGATTATGTTATTTAGATGAGAATGGGAACGAAACTAATGTAATAGATAAAGTTTCTGATATTAATGAGGAAATAATTAAGCTGATTGGATTAAATCATAGTGATTTTATAAGGTCGGTTGTATTGCCGCAAGGACGGTTTAGTGACTTTTTAAAATTAACTGGTAGTGAAAGACGTAATATGCTAGAAAGAATACTAGGTTTAGAAAAATATGGGACAGATTTGACTAATAGGGTTAAAAAAGCAAGAAAAGAGGAAGAGGCAAAATTAAACGTTATACAAGGCCAGTTAAACAAATATGAAGATGTTAATGAAGAAAACCTAAAGCAATTAAAAGAAGGATTAAGAGAAATAGAGAAAGAAGAAATAAAATTAAAAGAAGAAAATGAAAAGTTAGATAAAGAGTATGAAAAACTAAGTAAAATATGGGATTTACAAGTAGATTTAAAAAAATACAAGGAAATAAAAGAAAAATTAAAGCTTAAAAAAGAAGAGATTGAATTAAAAAGAGAAAAGTATTTAAAAGGCAAAAAGGCACAAGGATTAAAACCGTATATAAATAATTTAGATAAGACACTAGAAGAGATTAATAAAAATGAGCAGGAATTAAAAAAATTAGAGTTAAGCTTACAAAAAGTTTTGAAAGAAAAAGAAATTTTAGAAAAAGAATATACACAAGTAAGCTTAAGGAAGGATAAAGAACTACCAAGCCTTATAGAAAAGGAAACAGAATTAAAAAATGTAGTTGAGTTACATAAAAGAAACGAAAAGCTAATTTTGGAAAGAAATAAACTTAGAGAAGAATATTTGAAATTAAAAAAAGTATTTGATTTATATGAAAAAGCATTAGAAGATTTAAAATTAAAAGAAGAAAAGAAGAATAAAGAACTTATAAAAATAGAAGAGAAAATGTCAACTATAAAGGTAAGTAGTGAATTTAGAGATAAAGTGATAAAAGGCTTGGAACTTGAAAAAAAATATATAGAATTAGGTAAAAAAATAAATGAATTAGAAGAGAAAAACAAAAAACTAAAGAAGGATACAGTTTTTAACCAAAAAAAATTAAAAGAAATAGAAAAATTACTAAATGAAAAGAAAGAAAAATATAAAATTTACGAAAACAAAATAAAAGAGCTTGAGGCTAATAAGCCGAAAGACACTAAATCTTTACTAGATGAAGCAAAGATGATAGAAAATCTGCAGAAGAAAGAAAGAGTTTTAAGAGAATTAAATGGACTGAAAGGGCAAAAACAAAATATTGAAAAAGAAATCAAAGCTTTCAAAGAAAAATTAAATATAGTAGAACAAAAGATGGATATTCTAAAAAAAGAGATTGACGAATTAGAGTTAATAAGTCATATGAATGATATAGTTGTTAGTTTAAAAGAAGGAGATCCTTGTCCTGTATGTGGTTCTTTACATCATCCTAAAAAAGCAGATGTAGTTGATGTGTCTGAAATTAAGAGTATAAAAGAAAATAAATTGGAACTTGAAAAAACACAAAAAGAATTAAATCTTAAAATAGAAAAATTAAATTCTGAACTTTATAAGCTTATAGCAAAAGAAGAGAACTTAACTGAAGAAATGCAAAAACTAGATGAATTAATTAAAGATATAAATTTAGAAAATATTAAGCAAGAAATAGAAAATCGAAAAAGAGATTTAGAAAAGAATGAATCATATTTAAAGAAATGGAACGAGGAACATGAAGAATATAGGAAAAAGGTAGATGAAATAAAAGAAAATTTAAATAATCTTGAGAAAGAAAAAGCAGTTTTATTAGAAACTATTAGAAAAGATAATGAATCAATTAAAGAAACTTTTAGAGAATTAGAAGCTAACAAAGAAGAATATAGTAGGATAGAAGAGAAATATAAAGAAGTTAAAAATACTTTAAAAATTAAAAGTTTTATTAGTACATCTGAAGAGATTAAGAAAAAAGATTCAGAGTATGAAGAATTAGAAAATAATGCTAAGAGAATAAGAGAGTCAATTAAAGAAATATCAGATGAAATGAAAAAGTTAAATGATGAACTTAGTAAGATTAATAATGAAATGAATTTAATAAAGAGAGATGGTCAAAATTTAAAATCAAAAATAGAGGAAAATGAGGCTAAGATTCAAGAAGTTTCGCCAAGTAAAAATCCTTTACTATACCTAGATGAAGTAAGAAAACTAAAAGAAGATATTATTAAAAAAGAAGAAGAGATTAGAAATAATTTGAAAGAAAAGGAAAAAACACTAAAAGATTTACAGCTTAATATGGAGGGGTTACTGAAAACAGTTAAGACTCTAAAAGATACAGAAAATAATATTAAAAATGAGCTAACAGTTGTTATGAATAATTTAGGGTTTAAAACTATTGATGAAATAAGGTCAAGCTATATTGATAAAGATAAATTAGAACAATTAGAAAAAGAGATAAATGATTATGATGATGAAGTAAAAAAAGTTAATGATAATATAAAAAGAGTTGAAACTGAATTAAATGGTGAAACTTTAAGTGAAGACGAGTGGAATAACTTTATTGAAAATAGAAAAAGAAAAAAAGAAGCTTATAGCGAAATAATAGAGAAGTTAGGTATGAGAAGAGAAAAAATTAGGAAAATGGAAGAAGAAATAATTGAGGTCAAAAAGTTAGAGAAAGAACTTAAAGGTATTATGAAAAAAGTTGATATGCTAAATGAAATTTCAGATCTCATAAAAGGGAATAGATTTGTTGAATATGTTGCAATAAGTCATTTAAAGTATATTGCTAGAGAAGCTTCAAAGAGATTGATGGAGATAACTAATAATAGGTATAGTTTAGAACTTGATAGCAAAGGTAACTTTGTCATATGTGATAATTATAATGGTGGTGTAAAAAGAGATGTAAATACACTTTCTGGTGGAGAAACTTTTATGACTTCACTATCTTTAGCTTTAGCTTTATCAACGCAAATACAGCTAAAAGGAAATACATCTATAGAATTTTTCTTTTTAGACGAGGGATTTGGTACCCTTGACAGTAGTATTTTAGATGTAGTTATGACTTCGCTAGAGAAACTTCAAAAAGAAAAGTTATCAGTAGGAATAATAAGTCATGTTGATGAACTAAAAGATAGAGTGCCTGTTAAATTAATTGTTGAGCCAGCAATATCAGGTGTTTCAGGAACTAAAGTAAAAATAGAATATAGTTAA
- a CDS encoding YARHG domain-containing protein, which produces MRKGKVVLLIFIVLMLITIVSCNSIDKVKVEKGLINDKNIENKKISQTDELPVKKENSFIFPNSHIEKLTEQQLRGLSHEILEYARNEIFARKGHIFKKEKYRNYFAKKSWYKPTTIVEFSSLNSIEKYNVKFIKFFEDLYSKSLEKHENYKTNYDVYRCNKEVNVDINGDGKTERILFKLENMNSYKLYINDLVIEGELVYSSKYFAIVDIDKNDNFKEIIISDYGPSDDYISYFYYFDGEDIIKMGNTEGLFEYGIKIDGTDKFSARTRGKILQTWFFDKYYTLTKEHKLVEIPQNIYITDYDVFVKKPIKLLRNRNNSDDYFVLHEGQKATIVGTDDKEWCLVETSTGERGWFAVDKFSIIRSEGLDAYKIFAGLCYAD; this is translated from the coding sequence ATGAGAAAAGGAAAGGTTGTTTTGTTAATTTTTATTGTATTAATGTTGATTACTATTGTATCTTGCAATAGTATTGACAAAGTTAAAGTAGAAAAGGGTTTAATTAATGATAAGAATATAGAGAATAAAAAGATAAGTCAAACTGATGAATTACCAGTAAAAAAAGAAAATAGTTTTATATTTCCAAATAGTCATATTGAAAAGTTAACAGAACAACAATTACGAGGATTGTCACATGAGATTCTTGAATATGCTAGAAATGAAATTTTTGCACGAAAAGGCCATATATTTAAAAAAGAAAAGTATAGAAATTATTTTGCTAAAAAAAGTTGGTATAAACCGACAACTATCGTAGAATTTAGTAGTTTAAATAGTATTGAGAAATATAATGTAAAATTCATTAAATTCTTTGAGGATTTGTATAGTAAGTCTCTTGAAAAACATGAAAATTATAAAACTAATTATGATGTCTATCGATGCAATAAAGAAGTAAATGTAGATATTAATGGTGATGGCAAAACAGAGAGAATTTTATTCAAGCTGGAAAATATGAATAGTTATAAACTTTATATCAACGATTTAGTGATAGAAGGGGAACTAGTCTATTCTAGCAAATACTTTGCTATAGTTGATATTGATAAGAATGATAACTTCAAGGAGATTATAATAAGTGATTATGGACCTAGTGATGATTATATATCGTATTTCTATTATTTTGATGGAGAAGACATTATCAAAATGGGAAATACAGAAGGGTTATTCGAATATGGTATAAAAATAGACGGTACAGACAAGTTTTCAGCAAGAACTAGGGGAAAGATACTACAGACTTGGTTTTTTGATAAATATTATACTTTAACAAAAGAGCATAAATTAGTTGAAATACCTCAAAACATCTATATTACTGATTATGATGTGTTTGTGAAAAAACCAATAAAGTTATTAAGAAATAGGAACAATAGTGATGATTATTTTGTTTTGCATGAAGGACAGAAAGCTACTATAGTTGGAACTGATGATAAAGAATGGTGTTTAGTTGAAACTTCTACAGGTGAAAGAGGATGGTTTGCAGTAGATAAATTTTCGATTATACGAAGTGAAGGGTTAGATGCTTATAAAATATTTGCAGGCTTATGTTACGCTGATTAA
- a CDS encoding aminopeptidase P family protein produces MLNILIEDGGIMEQKFFVDNRKKLMNKVENDSIVILFSGDAPYRSADQKYPYTPNRNFYYLTGLERENFILCMVKKNDKVEEALFIEKSNPKLEKWIGKKMTKDEAEKISGIKNIQFKEDFQEFLTMNIVRNNISVFYLDLERREWNLNTNPAVNFANEVRERYPYINIKNIYNDICDLRTIKQKDEIEKIKKAVNITKEGLENVLKNLKSGMMEYQVEAYFDFKVKSLGAKNLAFKTIAASGVNGTILHYEQNNCKIADNSLILFDLGVEYENYCSDISRTYPANGKFTERQKQIYNIVLEAQLETIKAIKPGVPIKKLNEITKDVLIRECKKIGLIKEDSEIVKYYYHGVSHYLGLDTHDVGSYERELEPGMVLTVEPGLYIEEEGIGIRIEDDVLVTEDGCEVLSKDIIKTVEEIEEFMKK; encoded by the coding sequence TTGTTAAATATTTTGATTGAGGATGGTGGAATTATGGAGCAAAAGTTTTTTGTAGATAATAGAAAAAAACTTATGAATAAGGTTGAAAATGATTCTATTGTTATTCTATTTTCAGGCGATGCCCCTTATCGCAGTGCAGATCAGAAGTATCCTTATACACCTAATAGGAATTTTTATTACTTAACTGGATTAGAAAGAGAAAACTTTATTCTTTGTATGGTTAAAAAGAATGATAAAGTTGAGGAAGCACTGTTCATAGAAAAATCTAATCCTAAGTTAGAAAAATGGATTGGTAAAAAGATGACTAAAGATGAAGCTGAAAAGATATCAGGCATTAAGAACATTCAGTTTAAAGAAGATTTTCAAGAATTCCTAACAATGAATATAGTAAGAAATAATATTTCTGTATTTTACTTGGATTTAGAGCGTAGAGAATGGAATTTAAATACAAATCCAGCTGTTAATTTTGCAAATGAAGTAAGAGAAAGATATCCATATATTAATATAAAAAACATTTATAATGATATTTGCGATTTAAGAACTATTAAACAGAAAGATGAAATAGAAAAGATAAAGAAAGCAGTTAATATTACTAAGGAAGGTCTTGAAAATGTATTGAAAAACTTAAAGTCTGGTATGATGGAATATCAAGTTGAAGCATATTTCGATTTTAAAGTAAAATCTTTAGGTGCTAAGAACTTAGCTTTTAAAACAATAGCTGCTTCTGGGGTTAATGGTACAATACTTCATTATGAACAAAATAACTGTAAAATAGCTGATAATTCTCTAATATTATTTGATTTAGGTGTAGAATATGAAAATTATTGTTCTGATATAAGTAGAACTTATCCTGCTAATGGTAAATTTACTGAAAGACAAAAGCAAATTTATAATATTGTATTAGAGGCACAGTTGGAAACTATTAAAGCTATAAAACCTGGTGTACCTATAAAGAAATTAAATGAAATTACAAAAGATGTATTAATTAGAGAATGCAAAAAAATAGGTTTAATAAAAGAAGATAGTGAAATAGTTAAGTACTACTATCATGGAGTAAGCCATTATTTAGGGCTTGATACACATGATGTAGGTAGTTATGAAAGAGAATTAGAACCAGGAATGGTTTTAACAGTAGAACCAGGTCTGTACATTGAAGAAGAGGGAATAGGTATAAGAATTGAAGATGATGTTTTAGTAACAGAAGATGGTTGTGAAGTTTTATCAAAAGATATTATTAAAACAGTAGAGGAAATAGAAGAGTTTATGAAGAAATAG
- a CDS encoding phosphatidylglycerophosphatase A family protein has product MLKERGVTIEEMAKLVYELQKDYADISIETAIFNIEKVLSKREVQNAILTGIQLDILAEKNLLEEPLLSMIKKDEPLYGIDEILALSITNVYGSIGFTNYGYIDKMKFGIIGKLDKLGKTTDKVNTFLDDLVGGIVAAACARIAHSKGE; this is encoded by the coding sequence ATGCTTAAAGAAAGAGGAGTTACTATTGAAGAGATGGCTAAGCTTGTCTACGAACTACAAAAAGACTATGCAGATATTTCTATAGAAACTGCAATTTTTAACATTGAAAAAGTATTATCTAAACGTGAAGTGCAAAATGCAATATTAACTGGAATACAGCTTGATATTTTAGCTGAAAAAAATTTATTAGAAGAACCTTTACTGTCCATGATAAAAAAAGATGAGCCATTATATGGTATAGATGAAATATTGGCGCTAAGCATAACAAATGTCTATGGTTCAATAGGTTTTACTAACTATGGGTATATAGATAAGATGAAATTTGGAATTATAGGCAAATTAGATAAACTTGGTAAAACTACTGATAAAGTCAATACTTTTTTAGATGATTTAGTTGGTGGCATTGTAGCAGCTGCATGTGCAAGAATAGCTCATTCAAAGGGAGAATAG